One Streptomyces drozdowiczii DNA segment encodes these proteins:
- a CDS encoding sensor histidine kinase encodes MKPLAARLGLRTRLIAAFLFVAAVSAGTTAALTYREARSAILQQAQDSAVAQFRDRINAQSVSLPVDGEQLRHICLELARAGGGRGWTVFAEYGKLRASSSDRSSSGVITAGLRAATRDDTHGSFQRVVKDGKPWLTVGMPALFNRGDGRQPTGLVLYAVMPLSNEEANVAAMVTAARDGALPALLVALVPALLAARSVLRPVRDLRRAAAGIGRGELDTRITVRGSDELAELAWTFNESSTKLQESVEELRRAEERARRFASDVSHELRTPLAGMLAVTEVLDEDAGELRPDTAAAVRLISTETGKLATLVEDLMEISRFDARAAELHLDEVDVAETVRKTLQARRWEDRVTTELPDDVRAVLDPRRFDVVVANLVGNALRHGAEPVTVRVRGGDRLVVEVEDSGPGIDAAVLPHIFDRFYKADAARTRSAGSGLGLAIAQENVRLHGGTVGAANRPGGGAVFTVELPMGER; translated from the coding sequence GTGAAACCGCTCGCCGCCCGCCTCGGCCTCCGCACCCGGCTGATCGCGGCGTTCCTGTTCGTCGCGGCCGTGAGTGCGGGCACCACCGCCGCCCTCACCTATCGCGAGGCCCGCTCCGCGATCCTCCAGCAGGCTCAGGACTCCGCCGTCGCCCAGTTCCGGGACCGGATCAACGCCCAGTCCGTCAGCCTCCCCGTCGACGGCGAGCAGCTGCGCCACATCTGCCTGGAGCTCGCCCGGGCGGGCGGCGGGCGCGGCTGGACCGTGTTCGCCGAGTACGGGAAGCTGCGGGCCTCCTCGTCGGACCGGTCCTCGTCCGGGGTGATCACCGCCGGGCTGCGCGCGGCCACCCGCGACGACACCCACGGCTCGTTCCAGCGCGTCGTCAAGGACGGCAAGCCCTGGCTGACCGTCGGCATGCCCGCCCTCTTCAACCGGGGCGACGGCAGACAGCCCACCGGCCTCGTCCTCTACGCCGTGATGCCGCTGTCCAACGAGGAAGCCAACGTGGCCGCCATGGTCACCGCCGCCCGCGACGGCGCCCTGCCCGCCCTGCTCGTCGCCCTGGTGCCCGCGCTGCTCGCCGCCCGCAGCGTGCTGCGCCCGGTCCGCGATCTGCGCCGGGCGGCGGCGGGCATCGGCCGGGGCGAACTCGACACCCGGATCACGGTGCGCGGCTCCGACGAACTCGCCGAACTCGCCTGGACGTTCAACGAGTCGTCCACGAAACTCCAGGAGTCCGTCGAGGAGCTGCGCCGGGCCGAGGAGCGGGCCCGGCGCTTCGCCTCCGACGTCTCCCACGAACTGCGCACCCCGCTCGCCGGTATGCTCGCCGTCACCGAGGTCCTGGACGAGGACGCCGGTGAACTGCGCCCCGACACCGCCGCCGCCGTCCGCCTGATCAGCACGGAGACCGGCAAACTGGCCACCCTGGTCGAGGACCTGATGGAGATATCCCGCTTCGACGCCCGCGCCGCCGAGCTGCATCTGGACGAGGTGGACGTCGCCGAGACCGTACGCAAGACGCTCCAGGCCCGCCGCTGGGAGGACCGGGTCACCACCGAACTGCCCGACGACGTGCGGGCGGTGCTCGATCCGCGCCGCTTCGACGTGGTCGTCGCCAACCTGGTCGGCAACGCCCTGCGGCACGGCGCCGAGCCCGTCACCGTACGCGTACGCGGGGGCGACCGGCTCGTCGTGGAGGTGGAGGACAGCGGGCCGGGCATCGACGCGGCGGTGCTCCCGCACATCTTCGACCGGTTCTACAAGGCCGACGCGGCCCGGACCCGGTCCGCGGGGAGCGGCCTCGGTCTCGCGATCGCCCAGGAGAACGTACGGCTGCACGGGGGCACGGTGGGTGCGGCGAACCGTCCCGGGGGCGGCGCGGTGTTCACCGTGGAGCTGCCGATGGGGGAGCGGTGA
- a CDS encoding response regulator transcription factor — protein MPRVLLIEDDPSVREGVELGLRRRGHEIRAVATGEAGLAALGDFRPDLVLLDLMLPGMNGVQVCRRIRETSQLPVIMLTARGDDFDVVVGLEAGADDYIVKPARTEVIEARIRAVLRRLAVPAGRGGIESHGALAVDRAGLAVAKAGERLLLAPSELKLLLHLSASPEQVFSRQQLLEHVWEHSYHGDARLVDACVRRLRQKIEDVPGSPRYIQTVRGFGYRFGPLT, from the coding sequence ATGCCTCGCGTGCTCCTGATAGAAGACGACCCCTCGGTACGCGAAGGGGTCGAGCTGGGCCTGCGCAGGCGCGGCCACGAGATACGGGCCGTCGCCACCGGCGAGGCCGGGCTCGCCGCACTCGGCGACTTCCGGCCGGACCTGGTCCTCCTCGACCTGATGCTGCCCGGAATGAACGGCGTCCAGGTCTGCCGCCGCATCCGCGAGACCAGCCAGCTCCCGGTGATCATGCTGACCGCGCGCGGCGACGACTTCGACGTCGTCGTGGGCCTGGAGGCCGGGGCCGACGACTACATCGTCAAGCCCGCCCGTACCGAGGTCATCGAGGCCCGCATCCGGGCCGTGCTGCGCCGCCTCGCCGTTCCCGCCGGGCGCGGCGGCATCGAGTCGCACGGCGCACTGGCCGTCGACCGCGCGGGCCTCGCCGTCGCCAAGGCCGGTGAACGGCTGCTCCTCGCCCCCTCCGAACTGAAGCTGCTGCTCCACCTCTCGGCCTCGCCCGAACAGGTCTTCAGCCGCCAGCAGCTCCTGGAACACGTATGGGAGCACAGCTACCACGGCGACGCCCGCCTGGTCGACGCCTGCGTCCGCCGCCTCCGCCAGAAGATCGAGGACGTCCCGGGCAGCCCCCGCTACATCCAGACCGTCCGAGGCTTCGGCTACCGCTTCGGGCCCCTTACGTGA
- a CDS encoding SAM-dependent methyltransferase, with translation MRQHGLPVPVIDTGRPHSARIYDYLLGGKDYYRVDQQAGDELVATAAQERAGARANRAFLERAVRHVVGAGLRQILDIGTGLPHSPNVHEVALQAAPDVRVAYVDNDPIVTAHADALLRSSDLVGVALADLRDPRGVVEHPQVREVIDFDRPVALVLTSVLHFLTDAQEPEQAVAVLRDALPAGSCLVLSHATDDFADCRAAQAVYAHATTPLTPRSHTEIEKFFDGFELLTPGLVPVPSWRPDAPVAARPATIGIYGAVARKAG, from the coding sequence TTGAGGCAGCACGGCTTACCCGTCCCGGTGATCGACACCGGTCGGCCGCACTCCGCAAGGATCTACGACTACCTGCTCGGCGGCAAGGACTACTACCGCGTGGACCAGCAGGCCGGTGACGAGCTCGTCGCCACCGCGGCCCAGGAGCGAGCCGGCGCCCGGGCCAACCGTGCCTTCCTGGAACGCGCCGTCCGCCACGTCGTCGGCGCGGGCCTGCGGCAGATCCTCGACATCGGCACCGGGCTGCCCCACTCCCCCAACGTGCACGAGGTCGCCCTCCAAGCGGCGCCCGATGTGCGCGTCGCCTACGTCGACAACGACCCGATCGTCACCGCGCACGCGGACGCCCTGCTGCGCAGCTCCGACCTGGTCGGCGTCGCGCTCGCCGACCTCCGCGACCCGCGGGGCGTCGTGGAGCACCCCCAGGTCCGTGAGGTCATCGACTTCGACCGGCCCGTCGCCCTGGTCCTCACCTCGGTACTGCACTTCCTCACCGACGCGCAGGAACCCGAGCAGGCCGTCGCCGTCCTCCGCGACGCACTCCCGGCCGGCAGCTGCCTGGTGCTCTCGCACGCCACCGACGACTTCGCCGACTGCCGCGCGGCACAAGCCGTCTACGCCCACGCGACCACGCCCCTCACCCCGCGCTCCCACACGGAGATCGAGAAGTTCTTCGACGGCTTCGAGCTGCTGACGCCGGGCCTCGTGCCCGTCCCGTCCTGGCGGCCGGACGCACCCGTCGCGGCGCGACCGGCCACGATCGGCATCTACGGAGCGGTCGCCCGCAAGGCCGGCTGA